One region of Ornithorhynchus anatinus isolate Pmale09 chromosome X5, mOrnAna1.pri.v4, whole genome shotgun sequence genomic DNA includes:
- the APH1A gene encoding gamma-secretase subunit APH-1A: MGAAVFFGCAFVAFGPAFALFLLTVAGDPLRVIILVAGAFFWLVSLLLASVVWFLSVQWSDRSDARLQTGLLLFGAAVAVLLQEAFRFAYYKLLKKADEGLASLSEDGRSPISIRQMAYVSGLSFGIISGVFSVINILADALGPGIVGIHGDSPHYFLTSAFLTTALVLLHTFWGVVFFDACERHRYWALGLVVTSHLLTSGLTFLNPRYEASLLPVYAVTVAMGLWAFVTAGGSLGGVRRSFSCGRAEDSGVMMYSALRFPTED; the protein is encoded by the exons ATGGGGGCCGCCGTGTTTTTCGGCTGCGCCTTCGTGGCTTTCGGCCCGGCCTTCGCCCTCTTCCTGCTGACGGTGGCCGGAGACCCGCTGCGGGTCATCATCCTGGTGGCGGG GGCCTTTTTCTGGCTGGTCTCCCTGCTCCTGGCCTCCGTGGTCTGGTTCCTGTCGGTCCAGTGGAGCGACCGGAGCGACGCCCGGCTCCAGACCGGACTCCTGCTCTTCGGGGCGGCCGTGGccgtcctcctccaggaagccttccgctTCGCCTATTACAAGCTGCTCAA GAAAGCGGACGAGGGGTTAGCGTCGTTGAGCGAGGACGGGCGGTCCCCCATATCGATCCGGCAGATGGCCTACG tGTCCGGATTGTCCTTCGGCATCATCAGCGGCGTCTTCTCCGTCATCAACATCCTGGCGGACGCTCTGGGGCCCGGCATAGTCGGGATCCACGGGGATTCCCCCCACTACTTCCTCACGTCCG CGTTCCTGACCACGGCCCTGGTCCTGCTGCACACCTTCTGGGGCGTCGTGTTCTTCGACGCCTGCGAGCGACACAGATACTGGGCCCTCGGGCTGGTGGTGACCAGTCACCTGCTGACCTCGGGCCTG aCGTTCCTGAACCCCCGGTACGAGGCCAGCCTGCTGCCCGTCTACGCGGTGACCGTGGCCATGGGGCTGTGGGCCTTCGTCACGGCCGGCGGCTCCCTCGGCGGCGTCCGACGCAGCTTCTCGT gcgggcgggcggaggaCAGCGGCGTGATGATGTACTCGGCCCTTCGCTTCCCCACCGAGGACtga
- the CA14 gene encoding carbonic anhydrase 14: protein MFLLVASLLQLVQIAAAARDSHWTYEGPHGQDHWPASYPDCGGGSQSPIDIRTDGVVFDPALAPLQPEGYDRPGPEPLVLKNNGHTVQLSLPSTLRLGGLPVTYAAAQLHLHWGQPGQPGGAEHRIDGRASAAELHVVHYDSDTYGSLQEAAPQPLGLAVLGVLIEVGDGDNEAYEHILSHLQEIRRRGEETEVEPFDVSGLLPPDLGAYYRYNGSLTTPPCYQSVLWTLTRHPVQLSPGQLERLQLVLFSTGDEDPGPPLPLVHNFRDPQPLNSRRVTASFPDEGSYSIGKRAALGLGVLAGAGALVVALLFVVGKIRRKRREDPKSVVFTSSRRTNA from the exons ATGTTTCTGCTCGTCGCCTCCCTGCTGCAGCTGGTCCAGATTGCAGCCGCGGCCCGGG aTTCCCACTGGACCTACGAAG gCCCTCACGGGCAGGACCACTGGCCGGCAAGTTACCCCGACTGCGGGGGCGGTTCCCAGTCGCCCATCGACATCCGCACGGACGGCGTCGTGTTCGACCCGGCGCTGGCCCCCCTGCAGCCGGAGGGCTacgaccggcccggcccggagccccTGGTCCTCAAGAACAACGGCCACACCG TCCAGCTGTCCCTGCCGTCCACCCTGCGCCTCGGTGGCCTCCCGGTGACCTACGCGGCCGCCCAGCTCCACCTGCACTGGGGCCAGCCCGGACAGCCCGGGGGCGCCGAGCACCGCATCGACGGCAGAGCCAGCGCCGCCGAG CTGCACGTGGTTCACTACGACTCGGACACCTACGGGAGCCTGCAGGAGGCCGCGCCCCAGCCCCTGGGCCTGGCGGTCCTCGGGGTCCTCATCGAG GTGGGGGACGGTGACAACGAGGCCTACGAGCACATCCTGAGCCACCTGCAGGAAATCCGGCGGAGAG GGGAGGAGACGGAGGTGGAGCCTTTCGACGTGTCGGGGCTCCTTCCGCCGGACCTGGGGGCGTATTACCGCTACAACGGCTCGCTCACCACGCCCCCCTGCTACCAGAGCGTCCTCTGGACCTTGACCCGTCACCCCGTCCAGCTGTCCCCCGGCCAG CTGGAGCGGCTGCAGCTGGTGCTGTTCTCCACGGGGGACGAGGATCCCGGGCCCCCCCTGCCCCTGGTCCACAACTTCCGGGACCCGCAGCCCCTCAACTCCAGACGAGTCACCGCCTCCTTCCCCGACG AGGGCTCCTACTCCATCG GCAAGCGGGcggccctggggctgggggtccTGGCCGGCGCCGGCGCCCTCGTCGTCGCCCTCCTCTTCGTCGTCGGGAAGATTCG GAGGAAGCGGAGGGAAGACCCCAAGAGCGTcgtgttcacctcctccaggaggaccaaCGCTTAG